Below is a genomic region from Streptomyces sp. RPA4-2.
ATCGCCCGCCCTCGGCGGACGCCCGTCACGGGCCTGCACCGGTGCAGGGGGTGACCTGTACGCGGACACGCCGGAGCGCCCGCCCTCCCGGTACGGGGGGAGTAGAGGACGGGCGCGCTCAGGGTGCCGTGAGGGCGGGTCAGACGTTCTTGATCGCCGAAATGTCGAAGTTCAGCTTGATCTTGTCGGAGACGAGGACGCCACCGGTCTCCAGGGCCGCGTTCCAGGTGAGGCCCCACTCGGAGCGCAGGATCTCGGCCTTGCCCTCGAAGCCGACGCGCTCGTTGCCGAACGGGTCCTTCGCCGAGCCGTTGAACTCCAGGTCGATGGTGAGCGGCTTCGTGGTGCCGAGGATCGACAGCTCACCGGTGATCCGGTAGTCGTCTCCGCCCAGGGCCTCCGCCTTGGTGGAGCGGAAGGTCATCGCCGGGAACTCGTCGGTCTTGAAGAAGTCCGAGCTCTTGAGGTGGGTGTCGCGGTCCGCGGAGCCCGTCTCGATGCTGTCCATCTTGACGTCGATCGTGGCGGTGGACCGGGACGGGTCGGCGCCGTCCAGGTGCAGCGCGCCCTCGAAGTCCTGGAAGGAGCCCTTGACGTTCGTGACCATGGCGTGACGGGCGACGAAGCCGATCGTCGAGTGCGCCGGGTCGATCGTGTACTCGCCGGTGAGCGCCGCGAGGTCGGGGTTCACGGCGGCGGCTGCCGCGCCGGCGGTGGGGGTGTCGGTGGTCTTACGGCCGAAGATGCCCATGACGTGCTCCTAAGGGGGGACGGGGTCGCGGATCGGGGAAGCGGAACCGCGAGGATCATTTTGTTAAACATTCAACGAGGTGAACAGGACTGACGGTAGACCTATTCCATTCAACTTTCAACATCATCCGCTGTGTGTTGCCGACGTTACTGTGCGTTCCGGCGAGGCGCTCCCCGTCGCGCACTCCCGGCCGGTCGAACCGGTGCGCATCACCGCTGGTGGGAGCTCTGTCGGCGGTTGTCGCCGGGGCACGGGCGTGTCCACGGCGCGGGGGCGCTCCGTTAACCTTTTCGCGGAGGGGCCGCACCCAGGGGAGTCCCCGGGCGAGTGTCCGGGCCCGGCCGGTGCGGCAGGTGCGGCCGGGTGGGCGCGGCGGCCGAAGTGCGCGGCGCAGGCCGCCGTTCGAGGGGCCATGTCACTCTGGGGATGGTATGCCTCACCCATGAATGTGAGGTGACTCTCAGCTGACGGCTTTGTGTGACCTCTACAAGCCGCATGCCCCCTGAGCAGTCAGATCGCCTGCATCCGGTCGAGGTTCTGTTCAGGGGTACCAGGAAAACAGGCTGGAGACTGTACGGAGTCGACGGCTCGCTTTTCTTGTTCGACTTCGTAAGGTCGCTACATGACCGTTTTGGACGAGGCCGCACCCTCAGGCGAACCCACGGACGCACGCGGGCGCGTGGCCGAACTGCACGCGATTCGTGCGGAGGCACTGCGCGGCCCCAGCGAGAAGGCGACCGAGGCCCAGCACGCCAAGGGCAAGCTGACCGCCCGGGAGCGGATCGAGCTGCTCCTCGACCCCGGGTCCTTCCAGGAGGTCGAGCAGCTGCGCCGGCACCGGGCGACCGGGTTCGGCCTGGAGGCCAAGAAGCCGTACACGGACGGTGTGATCACCGGCTGGGGCACGGTGGAGGGCCGTACGGTCTTCGTCTACGCGCACGACTTCCGTATCTTCGGCGGCGCGCTCGGCGAGGCCCACGCCACGAAGATCCACAAGATCATGGACATGGCCATCGCGGCCGGTGCGCCGCTGGTCTCCCTCAACGACGGTGCGGGCGCCCGGATCCAGGAGGGTGTCTCCGCGCTGGCCGGCTACGGCGGCATCTTCCAGCGCAACACCAAGGCCTCCGGTGTCATCCCGCAGATCTCCGTGATGCTCGGCCCGTGCGCGGGCGGCGCGGCCTACAGCCCGGCCCTGACGGACTTCGTGTTCATGGTCCGTGAGACCTCGCAGATGTTCATCACCGGCCCGGACGTGGTCAAGGCCGTCACCGGTGAGGAGATCAGCCAGAACGGGCTCGGCGGCGCCGACGTGCACGCCGAGACCAGCGGGGTCTGTCACTTCGCCTACGACGACGAGGAGACCTGCATCGCGGAGGTCCGCTACCTCCTGTCGATGCTCCCGCAGAACAACCGCGAGAACCCCCCGCGTGTCGCCTCGGAGGACCCCGTGGACCGGCGCGGCGATGTCCTCCTCGACCTGGTGCCGGCCGACGGCAACCGGCCCTACGACATGACGAAGGTCATCGAGGAACTCGTCGACGACGGCGACTACCTCGAGGTCCACGAGCGCTGGGCCCGCAACATCATCTGCGCGCTGGCCCGCCTGGACGGCCAGGTGGTGGGCATCGTCGCCAACCAGCCGCAGACCCTCGCCGGCGTCCTGGACATCGAGGCCTCGGAAAAAGCTGCGCGCTTTGTCCAGATGTGTGACGCTTTTAACGTTCCGATCATCACCCTCCTGGACGTTCCGGGGTTCCTGCCCGGTGTGGACCAGGAGCACGGTGGGATCATCCGGCACGGCGCGAAGCTCCTGTACGCGTACTGCAACGCGACGGTGCCGAGGATCTCGCTGATCCTGCGCAAGGCGTACGGCGGTGCCTACATCGTGATGGACAGCCAGTCCATCGGCGCGGACCTCACGTACGCGTGGCCCACGAACGAGATCGCCGTGATGGGCGCCGAGGGCGCCGCCAACGTCATCTTCCGCCGTCAGATCGCCGACGCCGCCGATCCTGAGGGCATGCGTGTGCGCATGGTCAAGGAGTACAAGGCCGAGCTCATGCACCCCTACTACGCCGCTGAGCGCGGTCTGGTCGACGACGTCATTGACCCCGCCGAGACCCGCGAGGTCCTCATCCGCTCGCTGGCGATGCTGCACACGAAGCACGCGGACCTGCCCTCCCGCAAGCACGGCAACCCCCCGCAGTAACCCTGCGGCTCCTCCGCGGCAGCGCCGCGGAAACCTCTCTCACGGAGACTGACACCTATGAACGACCCCGAGATCCGCGTCGAGAAGGGCCACGCCGAGCCCGAGGAGGTCGCCGCCATCACGGCCATCCTCCTGGCCCGGGCCGCCGCCCAGCCGGACACCACCCCCACCCACCGAGGCCGTACGAAGGCCGGCTGGCGCCGTCTGGAGCGCGAGCCCGGCTTCCGTGCCCCGCACAGCTGGCACGGTTAGCCCGCGGCGCTTGTACGTGACGAGGGGCCCGCTCCGTATCCGGAGCGGGCCCCTTCGCCGTGCCCGTGCCGGTGGAAAGTGTGGGCGGGGGAGGAAACGTGGCCGGGGCGGAGCGCCCGCCGGAGGGAAGCACCCTGGCCGGAAGTTCCGGCGGGGCGGAGGCGCCGGTGGACGGGAAGGGCGGGGAGAACGGCCGAGGGCGGCTTCTCCCCGCGGGGAGAAGCCGCCCTCTGTTGGCGTCCGTCGCGCGGAGCGGCTACCGCAGGCGGGCCATGAGCGCGTGCTCGACCAGGGTGATGAGCGCGCTCTTCGCGTCCGCGCGGTGCCGGGCGTCCGTCGTGATGATCGGAGCGTCCGGGCCGATCTGCAGCGCCTCGCGCACCTCGTCCGGGTTGTACGGCTGATTGCCGTCGAAGCCGTTGAGGGCGATGACGAAGGGGAGACCACTGTTCTCGAAGTAGTCGACCGCGGGGAAGCAGTCGGCGAGGCGGCGGGTGTCGACGAGGACGATCGCGCCGATGGCGCCGCGGACCAGGTCGTCCCACATGAACCAGAAGCGGTCCTGACCAGGGGTGCCGAAGAGGTACAGGATCAGGTCCTGGTCCAGGGTGATGCGGCCGAAGTCCATGGCGACGGTGGTGGTCGTCTTGTCTCCGGTGTGCGTGAGGTCGTCGATGCCCGCGGATGCGGACGTCATGACGGCCTCGGTGCGCAGCGGGTTGATCTCCGAGACGGCGCCGACGAACGTGGTCTTGCCCACGCCGAAGCCGCCCGCCACCACGATCTTCGCGGACGTGGTGGAGCGGGAAGGCCCTCCGCTAGAGCTTGCGAAGTCCACTGAGCACCCTTTCGAGCAATGTCACGGCTGGCTGGCCGCCGGCGCTCTCGTCGCCGCCCGGCTGATGAATGGCGACCAGGCCCGCCTCCGCCAAGTCGGCGACGAGAATCCTGGCCACGCCGAGAGGGATGGTCAGCAGGGCCGAGATCTCGGCCACCGACTTGATCTCCCGGCAGAGATTGCAGATCCGCTGATGCTCGGGCAACTGGCCCTGCATCTGGTGCGGTTGTGCGGTGGTGTGCACCAGCGCCTCGATGGCGAGCTGGTAACGGGGCCTGGTGCGGCCGCCCGTCATGGCGTACGGGCGCACCAGAGGGTTGTTCGACGAACCCGCGGGCGCCGCCTCCGGTGTGCGCCGTTGCGGCTGCACCGGCTGGATGCGCGGCGCCGGGGGCTGGTCGTACGGCGAGGGGCCGGGGCCCTGCGGCGTGTACGGCTGCTGGCGTCGGTGGCTTGGCGCGGAGGGGAAGTTGTAACGGTTCGGGTTCTGCGAACCATCGCCCTGGCCCTGCCCCTGTCCGGGGCCGTACGACCAGTTGCCCGAAGACGAACCGCCTGGGGGTGTTGCCACTTTCTCCTCCTCCGACTGTGCCGGGCACCCATCAGTGTGGGACCGCGTCCCGAAACCTTACGGCCCCGGGACGCCAAAACGCACGGTCTGACTGTTAGTTGAGAAGGCTCCCTTGGAGCTCCGCTCGTAGATCCGGTGTCAGGACCGTACCCGCACGGTCCACCAGAAGGGCCATCTCGTACCCGATGAGACCGATGTCCGCTTCGGGATGTGCAAGGACCGCGAGCGATGAACCATCGGAAACGGACATGATGAAGAGGAATCCTCGCTCCATCTCCACAACTGTCTGGTTCACGCTGCCGCCCTCGAAGATGCGGGACGCGCCCGCGGTCAGCGAGGTCAGACCGGACGCGACAGCCGCGAGCTGGTCGGCGCGGTCACGGGGAAAGCCTTCGGACATCGCCAGAAGGAGTCCGTCGGCGGAGACCACCACGGTGTGGGACACCCCGGGGGTGTTGTCCACGAAGTTGGTGATCAACCAGTTCAGGTTCTGCGCCGCCTGGCTCATCGGGCTCACACTAACGCTCCTGGTTGTAGGTGCTGTCAGAACCGAAGCCCTGACCGTTCGTGTCACTACTGGCATTGCGCCCCTGCTGCACGCCGCGGCGCAGGTTGCTGAGCCTGCCCCGGATGTCCTCGGGTGCCCGGGAGACCTGGGGGCCGCCCTGCGGGGTCGATTCCGCGGTTCCCTCGACCAGGTTGGCCTTGGGGACCCGACGCGGCAGTCCGGACGAGGTGACCCCGCCCGCCTTGGGCTTCTTGAGCTGCTCGGCACGCTGCCAGCGGTCGTCGTTGTTCGAACGCCAGTCGTCGGTGCCGTTGCCCTCGCCGTTGCTCGCGGCGGCCGCGGGCGGTGTCTGGATCCCCTGGGCACCCGAGTCGGCAGGGCGCCGACCGTTCGCCCCGCTCGCGGCGGATCCGCGGCGCGGCAGCCCGGCGTCGGTCATCTGGTGAGCGGACGAGGGGGCGGGGCCCGGACGGCCGAAGCCTACGCGGTCCTGCTCACCCGCGTCAGCGACCTGCGCGGATTCCCCCTTCGGAGCGTACCCGGACCGGACGTCGTTCTGGTACGCGTCCCGTTGCGGCCAGTCGTCCTGGTAGGACGGCTCCTCGAACGCGGAGAAGGTCTCCGGGGCGGCGCCGCGGGCCTCCACGGGCTCTTCCCGGGACCGCTCCGGGTACCCGGGTTCCGGGTAGCCGCCGTTCGTCGGGAAGTACGTCTCGTCGTACGTCGGCTGCTGCGGTGCCTCGTACGCCGACTGCTGGTCGTACGTCGCCGGCTGCTCCTCGTACGCGCTCTGTCCGTTGCCGTACGGGGGCTGTGCGCCCTCGAAGGACGGCTGAGCGCCGTCGTAGCCGGGCTGGGGCGCGTTGAAGTCCTCCGGGTACTGCCCGGCTTCCAGGGCGTCCGGCTGACCCGTCGTCTGGGCCTCCAGGGCCGCGCGGCGCTCCTCGCGGATCAGGGAGCGGCCGACCGGATCCAACTCGCGGATGTCATCCGGGACTTCGGTGTAGCGGCTGTCGTCGAAGCCGAGCTCCGCGGCGGTGCGTGCCGACTCCACCTGGAAGGACTCCGCCTGGAAGTTCTGCTGCTCCGGGATGATCTGCGAGACGGTGAACTCGTCGCGCTGCACCTGCTGTTCGCCTCCACCACCGTGGGTGATCGCGTCGGGGAGCATGACCAGCGAGGTCGTTCCCGCCTGCTCGCCCGAGGGACGCAGCTGGACGCGGATGCCGTGCCGGTCGGACAGCCGGCCGACCACGAACAGGCCCATGCGCTGGGAGATCGCGGCGTCCACGGTCGGCGGGTTGGCCAGTTTGTGGTTGATGTCCGCGAAGTCCTCGGCGGTGAGGCCGATGCCCTTGTCGTGGATCTCGACCATGACGCGGCCGTCCGGGAGACGGGTCGCGGTGACGCGGACCTTGGTCTGCGGGGAGGAGAACGTGGTGGCGTTCTCCAGCAGCTCGGCGAGCAGGTGCACGAGGTCGGTCACGGCGCGGCCGTGGATCTCGGCCTCGGGGACGCCGGAGAGCTCGACGCGCTCGTACTGCTCCACCTCGGAGGAGGCGGCGCGCAGGACGTCCACGAGAGGCACCGGCTGGTCCCAGCGGCGGCCGGGCTCCTCGCCGGCGAGGACGAGGAGGTTCTCGCCGTTGCGGCGCATACGGGTCGCGAGGTGGTCCAGGCGGAAGAGGTTCTCCAGCTGGTCCGGGTCGGCCTCGTTGTTCTCCAGGTCGGTGATCAGGGTCAGCTGGCCCTCGATCAGCGACTGGTTGCGGCGCGACAGGTTGGTGAAGATCGCGTTGATGTTGCCTCGCAGGAGAGCCTGCTCGGCGGCGAGTCGGACGGCCTCGCGGTGGACCTGGTCGAAGGCGCGGGCGACCTCGCCGATCTCGTCCGTGGTGGTGATCGGGATGGGCTGGACGCGGGTGTCGACGCGGCCGGGATCGGTGCGCGAGAGCTGGTCGACCAGCATCGGCAGACGCTGTTCGGCGACGCTGAAGGCCGCGTTGCGCAGCTGGCGCATCGCGCGGCTCATCTGGCGGGCCACCATGCCGGCCAGGATGAACGCGAAGAGCAGGGCGAGCACGACGGCGCCACCGGTGATGAAGGCGTCGGTCTTGGCGTTGTCGGCGATGTCGGCGGCCTCGGCCACCGCCTTGTCGGCGAGGTCCGACTCGATCTGCCGGTAGCCGTTGTACTTGGCGGTGTTCACCGCCCACCAGTTCTGCGGGGTGACGCCGCCCGCGGCCAGCTCGGCGCGGTCGGAGTCGAGCGGCGACTTCAGGCCGACGACCTGCGCGACCATGTCGGCCGGCGGGGGGACGTACTTCTCGCCCTGGGCCGCAGCGGCCGTCGCGGCCTGTGTGCCCTGGCTCTTGAGCTCGGCCGTGATCTGCTTCGTGATCGCGTCGAGCTTGGCGGCGTCGGACTGGGTGCCACCGCCGAGGTACTCCTCGACGGCGATGCGCTCCAGGTAGGCGTACGAGGAGAGGGCGGTGCGCTGGGTGGTGAGAGCGCTCAGGCCCGGGCCCGGCTTGACCAGGAGGTGCATGCCGATGGACCGCTCGAGGGACAGCGCGGCCTTGGAGAGCGAGATCGCGTAGACCGTACGGCCGTAGCTGGTGATGTTTCCGGTACCCAGGCCGAGCTCGTTGGCGAACTCCATCAGCGGGTGCTGGATCTGGAGGTAGCCCTCTTCGGTGTCCACGTTCTTGGTCTTGTAGGCGACCTTGCGCAGGTTGCCGAGACCGGGCTCCACCTTGCGGAAGATGGCGAGCCGGCGCTCCAGGCCCGGCGTCCTCGGCATGTTCTGGGCCGCCCGGTCGAACGCGGCCGCGGCCTGGTCCGTGTCCTTGTAGGCCTTGACGACCGTGGGGTCGGCGGCGCCCTTGCCGTTCTTGTTCTCCAGCAGCGGCTGGGCGGTGACGTCACGCTCGACGAAGAGCTTGTCGCCGTAGGCCAGCGCGGCCTGTACCAGACGGGCCGTCTTCTCCGCGTCCTGGGCCTGTTGCCAGGTGTTGATCGAACTCTTCACCTGGAAGCCGCCCATGACCAGGCCGACGACCACGGGTATGAGCAGGATCGCGTTCAGCCTGGTGGGTACACGCCAGTTGCGGGGGGACAGACGACCGCCGCTCGGCGCGGGCGCCGGCACGGGCTCCGGAACAGGCACCTGTGCGGGCGCCGCTCCGCGCGGCGGCGGGGTGAAGTTGCCCCGTGCCGACGGCTCGGGACCGTTCTTGCTTCGCCTCACTCGACCAACAACCTCTCGGCGTCGGCACCTACGTTGTGCCGCGGTGTCTCCAGCGCCCTTGACTACTGGGCAGTTCAGCGCATTCCAGCACGTCAGGCAGCGCCCTTCCAAACACTCGGAACCGATGGTTCCGAGTGATGCATCCCCCAGATAAAACGGTCATAAAGAACGAGCCCCGTCAAAAGACGGGGCTTTTATGAGCGCAGCGGCACCGGGTGACCGCGATGCGTGTTGGTGCCCATCGAATTCCATGTCGAAACGTTATGAACACTGTGGCCGGCCGTGTCAAACGACACAGCCGGCTCCAATGCGTCTACGACAACTTCCTTATGGACCTGTCGACTTGGCTGCTAGCGCAGACGTGCCATGAGCGCGTGCTCGACCAGGGTGATGAGCGCGCTCTTCGCGTCCGCGCGGTGCCGGGCGTCCGTCGTGATGATCGGAGCGTCCGGGCCGATCTGCAGCGCCTCGCGCACCTCTTCGGGGTTGTAGGGCTGGTGTCCGTCGAAGCCGTTGAGGGCGATGACGAAGGGCAGGCCGGAGTTCTCGAAGTAGTCGACCGCGGGGAAGCAGTCGGCGAGGCGGCGGGTGTCCACCAGGACCACGGCACCGATGGCTCCGCGGACCAGGTCGTCCCACATGAACCAGAAGCGGTCCTGACCCGGCGTACCGAAGAGGTACAGGATCAGGTCCTGGTCCAGGGTGATGCGGCCGAAGTCCATGGCGACGGTGGTGGTCGTCTTGTCTCCGGTGTGCGTGAGGTCGTCGATGCCCGCGGACGCGGACGTCATGACGGCCTCGGTGCGCAGCGGGTTGATCTCCGAGACGGCGCCGACGAACGTGGTCTTGCCCACGCCGAAGCCGCCCGCCACCACGATCTTCGCGGAGGTGGTCGCCCGACCTCCGTCAGAGCTTGCGAAGTCCACTGAGCACCCTTTCGAGCAAAGTCACGGCCGGCACGCCGCCGTTGTTCTCATCGCCGCCAGGCTGGTGGATGGCGACGAGTCCGGCCTCCGCGAGGTCCGCGACGAGGATCCTGGCCACGCCGAGCGGCATGGACAGGAGGGCCGACACCTCGGCCACCGACTTGACCTCACGGCACAGGTGGCAGATCCGCTGGTGCTCCGGGAGCAGCCCCATCAACTGCGTGGGGTCGGCCGTGGTGCTGATCAGCGCCTCGATGGCGAGTTGGTACCGCGGCCGGGTCCGGCCGCCGGTCATCGCGTACGGACGTACCAGCGGCTGGTCGCCCTCGTCCCCGTACGGCTCAGCGTACGGATCATGAGAGGCGGTGGGCGGGGTCATGAATCCTCCGGGCGGGACAGCAGGTCGGTCAGTCGTGCCGTCTGTTGGGGCCGGTGGGGGGATTGTGGCGGCCGGACGGTGATTTCGTGCAGTCGGTAGAACCAGGAGCCGTCAGTGGAGCAGACTTCCCTGTAGTTCGGCGCGCAGGTCCGGAGTGAGTACGGCGCCCGCCCGGTCGACGAGCAGCGCCATCTCGTAGCCGACAAGGCCGATGTCGCACTCCGGGTGGGAGAGGACCGCCAGGGACGATCCGTCCGAGACGGACATGAGGAAGAGAAAACCGCGCTCCATCTCGACGACCGTCTGGGCCACCGTGCCGCCCTCGAAGATCCGGGATGCCCCGGCGGTCAGTGAGGTCAGCCCGGAGGCGACGGCCGCGAGCTGGTCGGCGCGATCGCGCGGGAATCCTTCGGACATCGCCAGAAGGAGCCCGTCGGCGGACACGACGACGGTGTGGGACACCCCAGGGGTGTTGTCCACGAAGTTGGTGATCAACCAGTTCAGATTCTGTGCGGCCTGGCTCATCGGGCTCAACTAACGCTCCTGCTGGTGAGTGGGGCTGGGGAAGCTGCCGGTCTGGCCGGTACCGGCCTGGCGACCCTGCTGAATGCCCCTACGGAGATTGGTCAGCCGGCCGCGTACGTCATCGGGCGCACGGGAGACCTGCGGACCTGTTTGGTGCTGTTGCTGCTGTGCCGTGCCCGCGACGAGGTTGGCTCGCGGGACCCGGCGCGGCAGGCCGGAGGTGGTGACCCCGCCTGCCGACGGTTGACGGACGCGCTCGGCCTGACGGACGAGGTCGTCGTTCGGGGACGTCCGCCAGGAGGCGGAGGCCTGAGGAGTGGCGGCCCGCTGGGGGGCGACGGGAGCCTGGGGCTGCTGCTGGGGAGGCTGCGAGCCGTTCATGTGGGCACCGTTCTGAACGCCGCTCTGGGCGCCGTTCTGAACGTTGTTCTGAGCGTTGTCGTGCGCTCCGTTCTGGGAGCCGTTCGCCTGACCGTGGAACCAGTTGGTCTCCAGCGTGTCGTACAGCGGCGTACGTCCGTCACCGGGGCCGGAGGCCGGCGGCAGCGCCTCCGGCTCCTGAGCACGCGCGGGCCGCTGCTGCGGCCGCTCGTACTGACCGGTGGACGAGGGATCCTGGCCGTTGCCGTAACCCGGGTTGGCGAACTGGCCGGTGGACGAAGGGTCCTGACCGTTGCCGTACCCGGGCCGCGCGAACTGGCCGGTGGACGAGGGGTCCTGCGGGTTGCCGTAGCCCGGGTTGGCGAACTGGCCGGTGGACGAAGGGTGCTGGCCGTTGCCGTACCCCGGGTTCGCGAACTGGCCCGTGGAGGACGGATTCGTGGTCGCGGTGCCGAAGACGTCCGGGCGCACGAACTGGCCGGTGTTCTGGCCGTGGTTCTGCCCGTTGTTCTGCGGCGCGCCCATACCGGGGCGGGGGCCGTCGAAGTCGGGGCGGGCGAACTCGGAGGTGGCGGCGGGACCGTGACGGTCGTCGATGCGCGGCATCTCCGAGGTCGAGGCCGGGCCCTGCCGGTCGTCGACGCGCGGCATGCGCGAGGTGGTGTCGGGCTCCTCGTGACCGCGCGGGGAGTCCAGCGAGGCGCGCGGCACGGGCGGCTGGGCGTTCTCGTCGCTCCAGCTCGGCCGGGACTGCTGCGCGCTGCCGCCGGGCAGCTCGGCACGCGGACCACCGCGTCCCGGCAGCTGCGGCCGGCGACGGCCGCCGCCCTTGTTGCCCGCGGGCTGCTGCTGCGGGGGCGTCGCCGCGGGGGCGCTGTCACCGAAGTTGAAGCCCTGGCGGTTGCCGGGTCCGTCACCGAAGCCCTGGGGCGTGCCGGCTCCGGTGGCCTGCAGGCCCTGCGAGGCACCCGGCGCGTTCTGTCCGAAGACACTCGCACCGGCACCGGCCGGGGCCGGCCTGCCCTGCTGCGGGTTGCCCGGACCCTGGGGTCCGCGCGCGCCACCCGGAGCACCCGGGTGACCGCCCTGGCCGCTGCCGGGAAGCGCGGCCCGCGGGCCCTGTCCGGCGCCGACCTGGCCGCGCTGCGGCGCACCGCCGAGGAGACCGCCGCCGCCGGCGGGCGCGCCCGCTCCGAGGGACGGACCGCCCTGGCCGCCTCCGCGGCGGGCCGCGGCCACACCGGCCGAGGCCTGCGCGGCGGCCGGGCCGCCGGAGGAGGGAGCGCCCTGGCCCGGCTTGCCCGGAGCCTTCTTGCCGCCCTGGGCGACATCGACGGGGAGCATGACGAGCGCGGTGGTGCCGCCGGAGTCCGACGGACGCAGCTGGATACGGATGCCGTGACGCTGCGACAGACGACCGACCACGAAGAGGCCCATGCGCCGGGAGACGGAGACATCCACGGTGGGCGGCGCGGCGAGGCGCTCGTTGATCGCGGCGAGGTCCTCGGGGGACAGGCCGATACCGGTGTCGTGGATCTCGATCAGCACCCGGCCGTCGGGCAGCGCGTGACCGGTGACCTTGACCTTGGTCTGCGGGGAGGAGAACGAGGTGGCGTTCTCGAGGAGCTCGGCGAGCAGGTGCACGAGGTCGTTGACCACCCGGCCGGCGACCTGCGTCGTCGGCACCGAGGCCAGCTCGATGCGCTCGTACTGCTCCACCTCGGAGGCCGCGGCGCGGAGCACGTCGACCAGCGGGACCGGGCGGGTCCAGCGGCGGCCGGGCTCTTCACCGGCGAGAACGAGGAGGTTCTCACCGTTACGGCGCATGCGGGTCGCGAGGTGGTCGAGCTTGAAGAGGGAGGACAGCTGGTCCGGGTCGGCCTCGCGGGACTCCAGTTCGGAGATGAGCGAGAGCTGACGCTGGATGAGGCCCTGGGAACGGCGCGAGAGGTTGGTGAACATCGCGTTGAC
It encodes:
- a CDS encoding nitrate- and nitrite sensing domain-containing protein, which produces MQGRFKRDGSASAEPEPHGGTDRGSSPQHAQNPGQSELGGGERSARSGATAPDTPPVKPKAPPGPGPRVALRNWRISTRLVSLLALPVVAATTLGALRINQSMDDIQQLDNMKLLTDMTKQATELAVALQQERDGSAGPLSQGIKPDKYEVTSVRDATDRAKTHFLAGTQEIDDASASGQLSGVRDSLVAIAGELNKLGTIRNAAYSDPQNASQTVDGYHRLITELINLSQDMAEATSNPEMIQRTRALSAFSSAKEYASIQRAIIAAALPAKPDRFGKLSENDRLYATSAQDSEASERTSFASIYGAGAEKLTETIDQGNPTIQAADQYAKRVLDSAGGLSTQDKKSSKDWFDADTTKIDTMSKIEITLLGEMTQKSRELKNASQQEAIISGALILLVLGVSLVGAFVVARSMIRSLRRLQDTATRVAQDRLPELVKQLSESDPQDVDTSVESVGVHSRDEIGKVAAAFDDVHREAVRLAAEQALLRGNVNAMFTNLSRRSQGLIQRQLSLISELESREADPDQLSSLFKLDHLATRMRRNGENLLVLAGEEPGRRWTRPVPLVDVLRAAASEVEQYERIELASVPTTQVAGRVVNDLVHLLAELLENATSFSSPQTKVKVTGHALPDGRVLIEIHDTGIGLSPEDLAAINERLAAPPTVDVSVSRRMGLFVVGRLSQRHGIRIQLRPSDSGGTTALVMLPVDVAQGGKKAPGKPGQGAPSSGGPAAAQASAGVAAARRGGGQGGPSLGAGAPAGGGGLLGGAPQRGQVGAGQGPRAALPGSGQGGHPGAPGGARGPQGPGNPQQGRPAPAGAGASVFGQNAPGASQGLQATGAGTPQGFGDGPGNRQGFNFGDSAPAATPPQQQPAGNKGGGRRRPQLPGRGGPRAELPGGSAQQSRPSWSDENAQPPVPRASLDSPRGHEEPDTTSRMPRVDDRQGPASTSEMPRIDDRHGPAATSEFARPDFDGPRPGMGAPQNNGQNHGQNTGQFVRPDVFGTATTNPSSTGQFANPGYGNGQHPSSTGQFANPGYGNPQDPSSTGQFARPGYGNGQDPSSTGQFANPGYGNGQDPSSTGQYERPQQRPARAQEPEALPPASGPGDGRTPLYDTLETNWFHGQANGSQNGAHDNAQNNVQNGAQSGVQNGAHMNGSQPPQQQPQAPVAPQRAATPQASASWRTSPNDDLVRQAERVRQPSAGGVTTSGLPRRVPRANLVAGTAQQQQHQTGPQVSRAPDDVRGRLTNLRRGIQQGRQAGTGQTGSFPSPTHQQER